The nucleotide window AGGAGCACGGGTTTTGGATCTCTATGCCGGCACCGGCGCGATCGGCATCGAAGCCTTGAGTCGAGGGGCCCGGCACGCCACCTTTGTCGAGCCCCATGCCTCCTCGTTGCGCGTCCTGCGCGCCAATCTTGAACTCTGCGGACTAAGCACCCAGGCTACCATCCACCCCTGCACAGCCGAGGCTTTTTTCAAGCGCCGGACTGCAGCGGAACCGGCCTACGACATCATCTTTGCCGACCCACCCTATGACGACGAGGGCGCCTCCGCCTTGCTGTCCGTCTTCAGCCAACACACCAGCCTCCAGCCCACCGCTACGCTGGTGCTGGAACACGGCTCGAAGACCGAACCGGTCGTCGATGGGCTGGCCCTCATCCGGCGCTATCGCTATGGAGACACAACGTTGTCGCTATTCCGCCCTCGGCAGGAAGAGAGCCTCGCCCCATGAAAATCGGGGTCTATCCAGGCACTTTCGACCCCGTCACCCACGGCCACACGGATATCATCGCGCGGAGCCTGCGGGTCTTCGACCGGGTGATCGTCGCCGTGGCGTTGAACCCCAGCAAACGGCCGCTCTTCGACCTGGCCGAGCGCGTCGAGATGGTAAAGCTGGTCACCAAGAATCTGCCCCACGTGGAGGTGGAGGCCTTCGACGGGCTCCTGGTCGAGTACCTCCGACAGCACAGCGCTCATGCCGTGATTCGCGGCTTGCGGGCCATCGCGGACTTCGAGTACGAGTTTCAGATGGCGTTGATCAATCGCAAGCTGGACAACAACTTCGAAACGGTGTTCCTCATGCCCAGCGAAGAATATTCCTATCTCACCTCGAGCATCATCAAGGAAGTCGGAGGACTGGGCGGCTCGCTCAAGGACTTCGTGCATCCCGAAGTCGCCGACCGTTTGCGCCAGCGCTTGCGGAGGCCCACCGCATGAAACTGGCAGCCCGCGCCGGACGCATCGTCCCCTCGCCGACGCTCAGCATTACCGCAACCGCCAAGGCGATGGCGGCCCAGGGGCTCGACGTCATCGACTTCGCCTCGGGCGAGCCGGACTTCGACACGCCCGAACCGGTCAAGGCGGCGGCGGAGGCGGCGATCCGGGCCGGGTTCACCAAATACACGGCCTCATCCGGGATCGATGAACTCAAAAGCGCCATCGTCGACAAATTCCAGACCGAACAGGGATTGCGGTACGAGAAATCGCAGGTTCTGGTGTCCTGCGGCGCCAAACATACCCTCTATAATCTGGCCCAGGCTCTGTTCGATGCGGGCGATGAAGTCCTCATCCCCTCGCCTTTTTGGGTTTCCTACCGCGATCAAGTCCTCCTGAACGATGCCACCCCGGTGTTGGTGCAGACGAGCGAAGCCTCCGGCTACGCCGTCACCAGGGCACTGCTGGAGGCGCACCTGACACCCAGGAGCAAGGCGATTATCGTCAACAGCCCCAGCAATCCGACCGGCGCCACGTACGACCGCGCCACCCTGGAGGATATCGCCGACATCGCCCTGCGGCACGATCTCGTCGTGATTTCCGACGAGATCTATGAAAAGATTCTCTATGACGGAGCGAAGCACATCAGCATCGCCACCTTGAGCCCCGAGATCGCCGCGAGGACCGTGGTCGTCAATGGAGTCTCCAAAGCCTACGCGATGACCGGCTGGCGCATCGGCTATGCGGCCGGCCCCAAGCCGCTGATTACCGCCATGGCGGACATTCAAAGCCAAAGCACATCCAATCCCACCTCCATCTCGCAGAAGGCCGCCGTGGCCGCGCTGCGCGGGGGCGATGCCTTCCCCCGACTCATGGTCGTTGAATTTGATCGGCGGCGGCGATTGATGGTCGAACGGCTGAACAAAATGCCCGGCATGAGCTGCCGCATGCCGGCCGGCGCGTTCTACGCGTTTCCCAACGTGGCAGGCCTCCTCCAACGCCGCCATGGCCAGACCCCCATTGATACGCCGGCGG belongs to Nitrospirota bacterium and includes:
- a CDS encoding pantetheine-phosphate adenylyltransferase gives rise to the protein MKIGVYPGTFDPVTHGHTDIIARSLRVFDRVIVAVALNPSKRPLFDLAERVEMVKLVTKNLPHVEVEAFDGLLVEYLRQHSAHAVIRGLRAIADFEYEFQMALINRKLDNNFETVFLMPSEEYSYLTSSIIKEVGGLGGSLKDFVHPEVADRLRQRLRRPTA
- the rsmD gene encoding 16S rRNA (guanine(966)-N(2))-methyltransferase RsmD is translated as MRVIAGAQRGRRLMGPKGPGLRPTSDRVKEALFSILNPRLAGARVLDLYAGTGAIGIEALSRGARHATFVEPHASSLRVLRANLELCGLSTQATIHPCTAEAFFKRRTAAEPAYDIIFADPPYDDEGASALLSVFSQHTSLQPTATLVLEHGSKTEPVVDGLALIRRYRYGDTTLSLFRPRQEESLAP
- a CDS encoding pyridoxal phosphate-dependent aminotransferase, with the translated sequence MKLAARAGRIVPSPTLSITATAKAMAAQGLDVIDFASGEPDFDTPEPVKAAAEAAIRAGFTKYTASSGIDELKSAIVDKFQTEQGLRYEKSQVLVSCGAKHTLYNLAQALFDAGDEVLIPSPFWVSYRDQVLLNDATPVLVQTSEASGYAVTRALLEAHLTPRSKAIIVNSPSNPTGATYDRATLEDIADIALRHDLVVISDEIYEKILYDGAKHISIATLSPEIAARTVVVNGVSKAYAMTGWRIGYAAGPKPLITAMADIQSQSTSNPTSISQKAAVAALRGGDAFPRLMVVEFDRRRRLMVERLNKMPGMSCRMPAGAFYAFPNVAGLLQRRHGQTPIDTPAALAAYLLKEAQIAVVPGEPFGSASHIRLSYATSMEAITRGMDRMEAALKKLTS